Proteins found in one Nitratiruptor sp. SB155-2 genomic segment:
- the acnB gene encoding bifunctional aconitate hydratase 2/2-methylisocitrate dehydratase gives MGFIEEYKKAAEERAKLGIPPKPLTAEQVNEVIKLLKQVPIVEEEFLMDLLLNRVPPGVDEAAYVKAAFLRDIVQGHAKTAAISPKHAVEILGTMLGGYNVGPLVEALDHEDPEVAQAAADALKKTLLVYNAFNDVVEKAKTNKYAKEVLESWANAEWFFSRDPLPESIKAVVFKVPGETNTDDLSPASEAWSRSDIPLHALSMLKAKMPDAQETIKKLKEKGLPVAFVGDVVGTGSSRKSGINSVQWWIGEDIPHVPNKRTGGIIIGGIIAPIFFNTAEDSGALPIEAPVDNLETGDVIEIRPYEGKILKNGEVVSEFKLKPNTLPDEYRAGGRIPMIIGRGLTRKARAALGMPEEDFFTRPEQPEGKEGVGYTLAQKMVGKACGMEGVRPGMYVEPETLTVGSQDTTGAMTRDEIKELAALSFGADFVLQSFCHTAAYPKPADIELQHTLPEFITSRGGVSLKPGDGVIHSWLNRMVLPDTVGTGGDSHTRFPIGISFPAGSGLVAFAAVTGTMPLNMPESVLVRFKGELQPGITLRDLVNAIPYYAIKQGLLTVEKKGKKNIFAGRILEIEGLPFLKVEQAFELSDASAERSAAACTVQLDEEPVIEYIKSNITLIEKMIDAGYQDAKTLERRKKKMEEWLKNPTLMKADKNAEYAAVIEIDLNEITEPIVACPNDPDDVATISEVLADPNRPHKIDEVFVGSCMTNIGHYRALGEILKGEGQVPTRLWIAPPTKMDEEELIEEGYYSIFGTAGARTELPGCSLCMGNQARVRDGATVFSTSTRNFDNRMGKDAKVYLGSAELAAVTAMLGRIPTKEEYLDIVTKKLAGKEENVYRYLNFNELDQDMLEEMIHKYL, from the coding sequence ATGGGATTTATAGAAGAATACAAGAAAGCGGCTGAAGAGCGGGCAAAACTTGGGATTCCTCCAAAGCCTTTGACGGCGGAGCAAGTCAATGAAGTGATAAAGCTTTTAAAACAAGTTCCTATTGTTGAAGAAGAGTTTTTGATGGATCTCTTACTCAACCGTGTTCCTCCTGGTGTTGATGAAGCAGCATATGTAAAAGCGGCGTTTTTGCGAGATATTGTTCAGGGCCATGCAAAAACAGCAGCTATCAGTCCTAAACATGCAGTTGAAATTTTAGGAACTATGCTCGGTGGATACAATGTTGGCCCACTTGTAGAAGCGCTTGATCACGAAGATCCAGAAGTTGCACAAGCGGCTGCCGATGCACTCAAAAAGACGCTTCTTGTTTACAATGCGTTCAATGATGTGGTTGAAAAAGCAAAAACGAACAAATATGCAAAAGAGGTTCTTGAGTCTTGGGCAAATGCAGAGTGGTTTTTCAGTAGAGATCCACTTCCAGAATCCATAAAAGCGGTTGTATTCAAAGTACCTGGCGAAACAAACACTGATGACCTCTCTCCTGCAAGTGAGGCTTGGAGCCGAAGTGATATTCCGTTGCATGCGCTTTCAATGCTCAAAGCGAAGATGCCAGATGCACAAGAGACTATCAAAAAACTAAAAGAAAAAGGGCTTCCTGTAGCGTTCGTAGGTGATGTTGTAGGAACCGGTTCTAGCCGAAAGTCTGGTATCAACTCTGTACAATGGTGGATTGGTGAAGATATTCCACACGTTCCGAACAAACGAACAGGCGGTATCATCATTGGTGGAATCATCGCTCCTATATTCTTCAACACTGCAGAAGATTCTGGTGCACTACCTATCGAAGCTCCAGTAGATAATCTCGAAACAGGCGATGTGATAGAGATTCGTCCATATGAAGGAAAAATCCTTAAAAACGGCGAGGTTGTAAGTGAATTTAAACTCAAGCCGAACACGCTACCAGATGAGTATAGAGCAGGTGGACGAATCCCGATGATTATCGGTAGAGGCCTCACACGAAAAGCAAGAGCGGCGCTTGGAATGCCAGAAGAGGACTTTTTCACAAGACCTGAACAACCAGAAGGCAAAGAGGGCGTTGGCTATACATTAGCACAAAAGATGGTAGGAAAAGCCTGTGGAATGGAAGGCGTTCGACCTGGAATGTATGTAGAGCCTGAAACATTGACAGTAGGAAGCCAAGATACCACCGGTGCAATGACACGAGATGAGATCAAAGAACTTGCGGCTCTTAGTTTTGGAGCCGATTTTGTGTTGCAAAGTTTCTGTCATACAGCTGCCTATCCAAAACCGGCAGATATTGAGCTACAACACACGCTTCCTGAGTTTATTACAAGTCGAGGTGGTGTGAGCTTGAAGCCAGGTGACGGGGTTATTCACTCATGGCTTAACAGAATGGTACTTCCTGACACTGTAGGAACAGGTGGAGACTCTCATACAAGATTTCCTATAGGTATCAGTTTTCCAGCTGGATCAGGTCTTGTGGCATTTGCGGCAGTTACTGGAACAATGCCACTGAATATGCCAGAATCTGTTCTTGTTCGATTCAAAGGGGAGTTGCAACCTGGAATTACTCTAAGAGATTTAGTAAACGCTATCCCATACTATGCGATTAAACAAGGACTATTGACTGTCGAGAAAAAGGGTAAGAAAAACATCTTTGCTGGACGAATTCTTGAAATTGAAGGTCTTCCTTTCTTAAAAGTTGAACAGGCATTTGAACTCAGTGATGCGAGTGCTGAGCGAAGTGCGGCAGCATGTACAGTGCAGCTTGATGAAGAGCCGGTGATCGAATATATCAAATCCAATATTACATTGATCGAAAAAATGATTGACGCGGGATATCAAGATGCAAAAACACTTGAAAGACGTAAGAAAAAGATGGAAGAGTGGTTGAAAAACCCAACTCTTATGAAAGCGGATAAAAATGCAGAGTACGCTGCAGTGATCGAAATCGACCTCAATGAAATTACTGAGCCGATCGTAGCGTGTCCAAACGATCCGGATGATGTTGCAACAATTTCTGAAGTGCTTGCAGATCCAAACAGACCACACAAAATCGATGAAGTATTTGTCGGAAGTTGTATGACGAACATCGGTCACTATCGAGCACTCGGAGAGATTTTAAAAGGCGAAGGGCAAGTGCCAACAAGACTTTGGATTGCACCTCCGACAAAAATGGATGAAGAGGAGCTTATTGAAGAAGGATACTACTCTATTTTTGGTACGGCAGGAGCAAGAACCGAGCTTCCAGGATGTAGTTTGTGTATGGGGAACCAGGCACGAGTTCGAGATGGAGCGACTGTATTTAGTACCAGTACGAGAAATTTCGATAACAGAATGGGTAAAGATGCAAAAGTTTACCTTGGAAGTGCAGAGCTTGCAGCCGTAACAGCAATGCTTGGTCGAATTCCTACAAAAGAGGAGTACTTAGATATCGTTACCAAAAAACTTGCTGGTAAAGAGGAGAATGTCTACAGATATCTCAACTTTAACGAACTCGATCAAGATATGCTTGAAGAGATGATTCACAAATACCTCTAA
- a CDS encoding FtsK/SpoIIIE family DNA translocase, giving the protein MKQILFLVVAVLFVYLGISTVFNDFHFVGKLGSTFGKYNRYYFGLLSYVYPFALLLPLWSIYRQKTFDRKNVSYIIMGSFILFFSLVILQALLLPMAYKGAFGRAIIDTLTPYIGSVGVWLLLIIFLAIAYIALFKDSFEGFITEKLQRDKVEETAKEKIEKKKVTKSQKRSEEKKEEKAHNETQSKEPKQKSKIVKKEENKENTTDCNVKIVQELEENKKLLEDIELGNGVEKPKGFRLPSIDFLQKAPKTKNEINEAEIDKKVKELIEKLKKFKIEGDVVRTYTGPLVTTFEFKPAPHIKVSKILNLADDLAMALKAQTIRIQAPIPGKDVVGIEIPNKEFQTIYLREIIQSDLFKKATSPLTLALGKDIVGKPFITDLKKLPHLLIAGTTGSGKSVGINAMVISLLYRNAPDRLKLMMIDPKMLEFSIYNDIPHLLTPVITSSKQAVVALSNMVGEMERRYQLMSQYKTKNIESFNKKAKKEGISELPYIVVIIDELADLMMTSGKDVEYSIARLAQMARASGIHLIVATQRPSVDVVTGLIKANLPARISFRVGQKIDSKVILDSIGAESLLGRGDMLFTPPGSAGLIRLHAPWISEQEIETIVQYLKEQQEPEYDEKFLAENLGSSDSSEGKVGSDDLDELFEEAKKIVLSERKTSISYLQRRLQIGYNRAARIVEQLENMGVLSPPNAKGNREILI; this is encoded by the coding sequence GTGAAGCAGATTCTCTTTCTTGTTGTTGCTGTATTATTTGTCTATTTAGGTATTTCTACTGTTTTCAATGATTTTCATTTTGTAGGCAAACTGGGTTCTACATTTGGGAAATATAATAGATACTATTTCGGACTTCTCTCTTATGTTTACCCTTTTGCGCTGCTATTGCCATTGTGGAGTATCTACAGGCAAAAAACTTTTGATAGGAAAAACGTTTCTTACATAATCATGGGCTCTTTCATTCTCTTCTTTTCGTTGGTGATATTGCAAGCTCTTTTGTTGCCAATGGCATATAAGGGTGCATTTGGACGCGCAATCATAGACACCCTCACTCCTTATATCGGTAGCGTTGGCGTGTGGCTTTTATTGATTATATTCCTTGCTATCGCTTATATTGCTTTGTTCAAAGACTCTTTTGAAGGTTTTATCACTGAAAAATTGCAGAGGGATAAAGTTGAAGAAACAGCAAAAGAGAAAATTGAGAAGAAAAAAGTGACGAAAAGTCAAAAAAGATCTGAAGAGAAAAAGGAAGAAAAAGCTCATAATGAGACACAATCCAAAGAACCTAAACAAAAGAGTAAGATTGTCAAAAAAGAAGAGAATAAAGAGAACACAACAGATTGCAATGTTAAGATTGTGCAGGAGCTAGAGGAGAATAAAAAACTACTAGAAGATATTGAACTTGGCAACGGTGTTGAAAAACCGAAAGGTTTTCGTCTTCCTTCAATCGACTTTCTGCAAAAAGCGCCAAAAACAAAAAATGAGATCAATGAAGCCGAAATTGACAAGAAAGTCAAAGAACTCATAGAAAAACTTAAAAAATTTAAAATTGAAGGGGATGTCGTTCGAACGTATACAGGTCCATTGGTGACAACCTTTGAATTCAAGCCTGCACCGCATATCAAAGTTTCAAAAATTTTAAATCTTGCAGATGATCTCGCAATGGCTCTGAAAGCGCAAACCATACGCATCCAAGCGCCAATTCCTGGAAAAGACGTAGTAGGGATAGAAATTCCAAATAAAGAGTTTCAGACAATCTATCTTCGAGAGATCATACAGAGCGACCTATTTAAAAAGGCCACTTCTCCTTTGACTCTTGCTTTGGGTAAAGATATCGTCGGAAAACCATTCATAACAGATCTCAAAAAACTGCCGCATCTACTGATTGCTGGTACTACGGGAAGCGGGAAAAGTGTCGGCATCAATGCGATGGTGATCAGTTTACTCTATAGAAATGCGCCAGATAGACTCAAACTGATGATGATTGACCCCAAAATGCTTGAGTTTAGTATCTATAACGATATTCCCCATCTATTGACTCCTGTCATCACCAGTTCGAAACAGGCGGTCGTTGCTTTAAGCAATATGGTTGGCGAGATGGAAAGACGCTATCAGCTTATGAGCCAGTATAAAACAAAAAATATTGAGAGTTTTAACAAAAAGGCAAAAAAAGAGGGGATTTCTGAACTTCCATATATAGTTGTAATAATCGATGAGTTGGCTGATTTAATGATGACAAGTGGAAAAGATGTGGAATATTCCATTGCAAGACTTGCACAAATGGCACGGGCGAGTGGAATTCACCTGATTGTCGCGACCCAAAGACCCAGCGTAGATGTGGTTACTGGGCTTATTAAAGCGAATCTCCCGGCAAGAATCAGTTTTCGCGTAGGACAAAAAATAGATAGTAAAGTCATTCTTGATAGCATCGGAGCAGAATCGCTCCTTGGACGTGGTGATATGCTTTTCACACCACCGGGATCGGCTGGCCTTATTCGGCTGCATGCGCCATGGATCAGTGAGCAAGAGATTGAAACCATCGTCCAATATTTAAAAGAGCAGCAAGAGCCAGAATATGATGAGAAATTTTTGGCCGAAAATCTTGGAAGTAGTGATTCAAGTGAGGGAAAAGTAGGTTCAGACGACCTCGATGAACTTTTTGAAGAGGCAAAAAAAATTGTATTAAGTGAGAGAAAAACTTCCATCAGTTATCTTCAAAGAAGGTTACAAATAGGATACAACAGAGCTGCAAGAATCGTAGAACAGCTGGAAAATATGGGTGTCCTCTCTCCGCCAAATGCCAAAGGGAATAGAGAGATTTTGATTTAG
- the lolA gene encoding LolA-like outer membrane lipoprotein chaperone — protein MKKLLIIFISAISILADIKIEALQSHFIQQITNDQNKTITYTGEVVYKAPNHLYWKYVSPIRKEIYINGKKAVIIEPEIEQVVIKRLDDTLSLDTILHNAKKISKDRFEANYENKKFTILLKNSKLYTIEYKDELGNNVTLKFINPKQNVQIDPSLFEYHIDPEYDVIYE, from the coding sequence ATGAAAAAACTGCTCATTATTTTCATTTCAGCAATCTCTATTTTGGCAGATATAAAAATTGAGGCTCTTCAAAGTCACTTTATTCAACAAATTACAAATGATCAAAACAAAACAATCACCTATACAGGTGAAGTTGTTTACAAAGCGCCAAACCATCTTTATTGGAAATATGTTTCACCTATTCGAAAAGAGATATATATCAACGGAAAAAAAGCAGTTATTATAGAGCCGGAAATCGAACAGGTTGTCATAAAACGACTTGATGACACACTCTCACTCGATACAATTTTACATAACGCCAAAAAGATTTCAAAAGATAGATTTGAAGCGAATTATGAGAATAAAAAATTTACTATTTTGCTAAAAAATTCCAAACTCTACACAATAGAATATAAAGATGAACTTGGAAATAATGTCACTCTCAAATTCATCAATCCAAAGCAAAATGTACAGATCGATCCATCATTGTTCGAGTATCACATCGACCCCGAATATGATGTCATTTATGAGTAG